The genomic segment ATTATCCATGTTATCTACTTTCTGATAAAAATACTGAAACTTTTCTGTCAGAGACTGCATTTAAAACTAAGTGGGTTTCAAAACATGCAATGCTCTGTCTGCTCTTGCTCCGTTGAATTGTGCATCGGGTTTGATGCATTGGGAAGGAGCAGATTGGAAGCGTTACACTCTAGCACCTGTTCGGGACTTTATCAGTCGAGGCGGCTTTCTATGAGGTGTGTGCCACATCGCCGCCCCGACAGATGAAATCTGAACATGATGGGAGTTAACAGGGAAAAGAAATATAGCGACATAACAGAGAGCAAAGCATTAAAAGACAGAAGATGTTTGCCACCAGATTACATCAGTTCTTCTTGCAGCTGCAATTGGGCCGCTGATGTGCAacagtttaaattttaaaatgaatatcaaTTAGAAAAGTGGCATTTGAATTGCTTTTGTACAATTAATTCGGGGGTGTTTCTATAAGGCCTAACCAGTtatcaagtaagaaaatattttgttagGGACATTCATCAGAAAAAGTTTCCATGTAAACGCTTCACCTTGTCAAGGTCGCAGGTTGACCCTATTAATTGAAATCTAAATGTCAAAGACTAAGTGTTATCTGTACTGTGTGTGACTTGTCGCTACAGCATGGGCGACTCTACAGGCTGGCGGCTCGGTCTTGGATGCCGTGGAAAAGGGGTGTGATCGCTGCCAAGAGGAGCAGTGCGATGGTAGTGTGGGCTATGGCGGGAGCCCGGACGAGAGCGGAGAGACTACATTGGACGCATTGATCATGGACGGGTACGAAAAAATAAGAACCGCAAAAAGAGAGggaataccatttttttatgtctacTATGTCTGAGCAGTAACACGATGGAAATGGGGGCTGTTGCCGACCTAAAGAGGGTCAAGAACGCCATTGGTGTAGCAAGAGCCATAATGGAGCACACAGAACACAGCATGCTTGTCGGAGAGTCAGGTATACAAAAACGGAATTTACGGACTTGATGAATCAAGTGAAGCTGTTTTCCACAAAAGAATAATGTGCATTCAAATTTGGCAAACGCATACTATAAGCCACATCCACCATATCTTATAAGGAAACTGCAATTTCTTATATACGAACTGCAAAGAACAATAAGCCACAAATGGAACATTAAAATACAGACTGTATAAATACATACTGGGCTTCAATAAACAGGGCTGAAagctgggaggaaaaaaaatgtagtttatttttcataaatcatAGTAATTTGGTACCAAAATCCACAATGTAGTATGAAACCCAGTCCATGCCCTAATTTGAAGCACCAACTCTGGTTTGATATCAGATAGTTTTCTTTCCCAAGTTTTGGTAACTACTGGCCAGTCATCAAGTGATGTTCTCAATAGCAACACACAGGGGAAAGGCTATGCCTTTGTTACTCAGGGACACATAAAGAAATCCCATCGCCTGATCCCAAACTCGTTACGAGGCAGGATGGATCTGTGCTTTCATGTTGTGTACAGTACATTCTGGCACTAATCACGTGCCAGCAGAAATAGAGACCCATCAGACCAGGCAATGTTTTAGCCCAATCTTCTGCTGTTGAATCCATCCAAATTGCTGCTTCCAAGTTGTTAAACAGTGGCAATGTCATCAGGTGTGATTTTCTTCAAGGTTCTACATCTTTCGGAGATATTCTCCTTCTGCATATATTCCAGTTCCCAGTCAAGGTGGACATTTCTTCCCTGATCTCCTGCCATCGTTAAGGCATTTTCTCCTGGAGAACAGCCACTAACGAGATATTTTCTTTTGGTTTGTTTCTCCCCAGACATTTCAACATTGTGAAACCTCACTTATGTGTTGGGTAAATCCCACTAGTGTCTCAGAAAATCCTTCCGATAACCAGTCACTTCAATAGCATTGTGATACTCGGTTTAAATTGGAGCATATCGTCTTGGCTATGTCGAGCTGCCTTCGTAGTGACTGATTAGATGTCATATTTCCTCAGATAATGGGAGTGCACATCATTTAACATGAACAGAGACAGTTAGTGTTTCAGTAGTGAGACATCCTGGGAGAAAACAGTAAATTGGTAAGAAATTCTGTAGCCTGTTTTGAACACTGAAAAGTAGATTGGTGAAatggtgtcctctttatgggttggaatgaaaacctgcacccgctgcgaccctttgtggaatagttaaGCAACCTCTGCTCTGACTCCATCTTTATTGATGGGACAGAACCAGGTCTCGTTTACCCATCCATTATCTGGAATGCATCTCTTCATGAAGGTCTGGCGTAGACCCACATCACGTTCGTCAACTAGCGGCTGGGTACCCCCGATACGATTTGCGAAACAAATGCTCACATTATTAACACAACATGGCGATAAAAGAATTGCCATTCTGTGGTCAAGTAATCATTCGATGATGTTCTACAATGCAAACCTCAGAGAAAATAAGTTTCCtaattgaaaaatgtttggGTTTTCTTGCACTGTAGCAGACAATccgtaaaatatatttttcctaatTTAACTGACAGACGTAACATGTTTTTGGACATCTTTCTGTTTTAAATAAttacttgggggaaaaaatgatagTAGTATTGGATCTTATTTTTGCCTGAAGTAGCCGAAAAAAAGgttaatattttaatgtattgttttttcaaattaaattctCCGCCTCAAAGATTTGGGTATTATTTTCTTACATAGAATAATGTGACTACAGTGAAACATACCACttggtgtaaaaaataaattggtgcGAGGGATACTAGCCAGGAATAAATGATGTGTTGTATGGCCATATTGTGAACTCATTGTTATCGTCAGCCTTGCATCCATCGCAAATCATATAGGAAAATTCCCAAAGGTTCTCACGCCCattcaacacacacaaaaattgcTTGAAAATAAAAAGCGAACCACAGAAAATATGCTGGAAAAACTCTATCGTTGGTTTTGTCCTTAAATTGGTGTTCAAAGCCATCTTGTGTGAAATTTATTCGTAAACTAATTTAAAGGAACCTAAAGGCATCTATTGAGCGCTCTGGTTTCAGCCACTGAATGTTAACGCTTGGTCGGACCGAGACGGGCTTCTCGGTGACGATCGCACTTATGATACGGAGAGCAAATTAGGTCTGTAAAATTGGCTCTCATGTCATTTTTCTATGTCGTATGCAGCAACATTATTTGCAGAAAACATGGGCTTCGTCACCGAGGACCTGACCACCGCCAAGTCGCTGGATATGTTCACCCAGTGGCTGAAGGGCAGCTGCCAACCTAATTACCGAAAGGTGAGTACATCCCTATGTTGATTAACATGGTGTTAGCTTCGGGCACGCTGCTTCCAAAAGATAGTGGGCTGTGAACTTGACTGACAACTTAATAATGAtgttgttcattaaaaaaaaaaagaaggagcaGCTATTAGGTTTGGAGGCGTTTTGGTTCCTTAATTTATCTTGACCTTCTCAGTACGGGTGACATATTATTATTCCTTCACGCTCATACTATCGTCTTTTAGTTATAAGGTTTAATTTAACAGTTGTGTTGTGATGCtttgttcaaatatttattcaaattctatttttttctaattttacatctgctcttctgtttttctttttctttgtttctaaAGAACGTTTTTCCAAACCCAACCAAATCCTGCCGTCCCTACAAACCCGTTGCAAACACTAGAATGGAAAAGCGACTTCATACTAATATTCACTCCCACGACACTATCGGTGAGTTTTTATGGATTTCCATGAACTGAAACTATATTTTAAGAATGTattcaaaaatttgaaatgttttggtCTTTCCATGTTTGGTTGACAGCTGCAAATTGCACTATATGTCACTGATTATAGTCATAAAACCTGTAAAATTTAGTAAATGCGGCGCACAAAACAAGGAACCATGCCATATTTTTTCAGAGCCTAAATTCTATGAGAAAAATTTCACATtaattactatttatttatttatcaggtATTATCGCATTTGATCGATACGGTCATGTAGCGGCGGGGACATCCACTAATGGACTCACTCATAAAATTCCAGggtatttcaattattttagtaGTAAGCTGAAAATGTACACTGTAATTGCACTGCACAATAGAACATGTTCTATTCCATCAACACAGTCGAGTTGGGGACTCTCCTATTGTGGGAGCGGGAGCATACGCCGACAGCTCAGTCGGCGCGGCAGCAGCAACCGGAGACGGGGATGTCATGATGCGCTTTCTGCCAAGGTagttcctctttttcttttaaattgcatttttctgaGAGATTTTATTCTTTAGATAACTTGATTCACCCAAGATTAGGACTTTTGTATGAATGTGAGTgactggggatttttttttaatcaaattgcaACTTTTTCTAAAAACACATTGAAGTTATGTTGCgtcatttaaatttcaaaattagttttattcttccatgataaaaaaatttaacatggtgaaacaaaaccaaacaaagtCCTTATTATGACCTGAAAATGCCTGGCAGATTGCAGCCTTTTTTGCTCTCTAGAAAAATATAACTTAATTCTCAAAATAATAGGTAATTTACTACTTATTTGATAAATTGTGCGTTAATTCATGTGCGACTATGACTTCCATAAGACTACgactttgtataaaaaaattggGGGGGAAAGAGGTGTAATGAAAACAACCCTAAAAATCCCACTTGAAAATGGGGGTAAATGCAATTACAGTCGGGCAAGAAACTTTCTGAAAACTTTATATTTAGTGGCCTGTAACCTGAACTTGAAGTTATGGAACACCAACCTAAGAGTCCTTTGATTAACCTAATGAATAGCATTGGCGTGTATTCCGCCTCAAGGGACAGCAAGGCACCCCGAGCTGACTGTGACAGCTCGGTTTAGCGGCCTTGACAAGCCCTCGTTAGTCGGCCTGACACATGTCTATTGCCACACTGCCAACAGTTTTTTGGCGGTGGAGATGATGAGGGCCGGAACGGATCCCTCGGCAGCCTGCGAGATGGCCATTTCGAGGATTAAGAGGCATTACGCAGACTTCTTCGGGGCGATCATCTGCGCTAACGCAACGGGCCATTATGGTGGGTGTTTGGATTCACACGCACGCTGATGCTCACAAACATACCGAGATGCCAAAAATGATCATTACTTACCTAAGAGACAATATTCGAGAGATTGTTGGGTTTAAATTTAGAATTAATGTAAAGATACATTTTTCCAAAGTAGGAGTCAAAAAAAATTGATCCTCAAATGTTAATTTGCAACACAACTCtaggaagacattttttaatcttagaAAGCAACACCTAGCCAGCACATAAACTACCTCAGTGACAAATGACTACACAAGCCTAAACACATGCAGCCCATTAACTGTGACACTCCAAGAGAATGTATAGCTATTTTGCTTTCCTGGCAATTCCAAGACTGAAAGTTTAAATCTCCTTTCTGAATAAATATTACCAGAGGAAATAGAAGTATACTTTAGTTAGAAACCTTTAAATGTATGAGTTGACATAGACTATGTACATAAATTAGTTTCAATACACAAGTTTAAAGCCGGTAtcggaaccaaaaaaaaaaaaaaagtgttttcaacAATAggtataacttatttttttctttttttctttctaaaggTGCAGCTTGTAATAAGGTGCCAGGCTTATTGCAATTTCACTACATGGTGTCAAACTGTGAATCTGACACGCCACTTCTCAAGTCGGTGGAATGcttttgatatttttggggtgcaaaatgtttttgtaacaGGTTGACCAAAATAaagtaataattgtaatttgatTCTTTGTTTGGagtctttaataaataaataaaaaggtaatTTATACCTATTATATTATGCATTCATATTCATGTAGGTTTTAGTCATATGTTTCAACATCAATTTAGTCCTAATTTGTTGCTAACAACCtgacagaaaagaaaaactgttTCCACTCTCCGCCCACTGGAAATAATCACATTGTTTACCCTTTTGGAAGCCGCAGGTGTAGAAGTCACGGCCGTTGTTGGGTCCCAGCTTGAGCACAGTCCTCATCACGCATCGTTTGCCATGGTGACAGGAGGGGAAGTGCAAGTCAGCCCACTGACGAGAGGGAGAGATCGAGGGTAAATAAAAACGCTTTAAATGTAACCTATCTTCCTAGAAAAGTCATTTCTAATAGCCTGTCAATTTGTTGAGTCCCTGAAGTGTCTGCCCTAACATGAAATGTGAAAATTGAACAAAAGCAAGTGTGCGAGCATGTCAGTCTGAGTTGTAATTAGTATTGCACCAATATTACACTAAAATGGGGAGTACATAGAAATAATGTGCTGATGCTGAGCAATACTTACACACTTTTCAAGATGTGCTTTCCAACCACTGGTGACCTAAGAAGCTAAGCACACCAAAAAGTACACATGCGGCCTTCCAGAGATGATAGTAGACATCCATTTATGTGGCATCTGATCACCATACCATTACTTTGAATGAGTTTAGCCTTATtggatccaatccatttgaagcggcAGGGTGGCAGTGGATCAACAAACGTTCCGTCAATTTCAGACAACGGGTTAAGCAATGTTTGACAAACCCATGATAGCAATTAAAATCAAATGAGTACTGTCAAGCcagatgtccaatacatttgtTCCCGACTTCCCAAATCAAACGATTTGGGTATCTCGCTCCATCAATTGCAGATGCCGAGTTATGCAGGGTCCATTCAAGCCATGATAGCAATTAAAATCAGGTGTCAGAATGGGTATCGGCAGACGAAAAATGGCTTAAGTGTAACACGACTCAAAAGTGAAAGTATGCAAGGAATGAGACTTCTCACCTCGAAGAAATTGCACTTGGTCTCCCGGGGCTGTGAGCAAGTGTAAAAGCGTCGTCCCTTATTGTCGCCTTCCTTGTGGACAACTCGCAAGAGAGCCGGGCGACCGTGGGACCCACACGAGGGAGGTTTGCAGGGAATGGATTGTGCTCCTGCTGTTGTCTGTGTACTAACGAAAGAGATCAGacacaactttaaaaaaaaaaaacctttgaaattgatgttttttgcaaaatatatattcctaatttgtttgagaaaaaatattttatcaacTATCTGTAAATAGTTCAccattttatcttttctttataaaaaatactttgtgtGCCTAAAGGACAACATTTTAtctcaataaataaaacaacaattcttttttttcacgtCTAGTAAATATATGCAGTGGTCCGAGGGGACCTCAGCTCTGTAAAAGCTTTTGTGTGCCAACAAACAGAGGAAGCAGCCTCTCTTGTTAGGTGGGAAATAACTCGAAAATAAAACTTGAGCACCCTCAGACCAAGGGAGATCTTGTTATCGTTATTCATGAGTGAGTCCCTTACCTCAACTTGTTAGCGGGACCATCATCAATTCTCATTTTCTtatgcggctgactggatgagGCCGGCGGTCCCCCACGAGATGGTCCGGGCGTCGCGCTCAAGTCGGAAAGAACCAGGGTGGACGTCCCAAAAACGGAGCGCCAGTTGAGTTTGCGCTCCTCGTGGGGTTTTGAGAAGTTGTTGCAAGCGTAGCGCACCAAATCGGAGGAGAAGGGTACAGAGGTTTCGTCTTTGTGGACTGCAAAGGAAAAAATTGAGGTATATTGCAAGTTCATTCTCAAGCTcacatatgtaaaaaaaaaagtgttatgtgCACTTTTATGATACAAACAACAGAGACTACTTTAATGTCCCGCTGCAAGTCAAATAGCATCACAATGTCACAACTTTATTTGTCCATGCTGGCTGTCCATCAAGTCAGGGTGTTCCCCACATAATAtctatagttggctgggatagactccagcacccctgcaccccttgtgaggataaggagtGGATGAAGTATTAACAAGAAGATTTAACAAGTTCAATATTTCACGATAAATGAATACCAGTACCCAAGGAGCAGCtcccaattaaaaaaagagcaattaAAAACGAGTCTTACCCTGAGCTCTGGGGGAGAGACAGGCGTCGCAACTTTTGGCATTGGGCCGGTTGAGGAGAGTGCAGAGGTGACAAGCCCagtcctcttcctccttctttGCCACATTCTCATTAGGTGCTCCTCTGCTTTCTACCCAGCCAATCAGGGTGTTCCTTACAGGAAGTTTACTAGAAACGACAAAAGGTTTTGACATATTACAATTCAGTCTTTTTTCACgcaaccaaaacaaaataaaaaatgagaacaatgacatcatactactaatactatgaAGAAATGAGCAAAATACAAGTGGAAATAAATAGGGTGAATgacaaaaatggggaaaaaaactgaaatatcagagaacaattaaacaaaataatactGTATATAGGATGACATTAGAAAAATTAAtttacgcccccccccccttttcttCAAATAGAATGGCAACTAAACATTTCCACTTGTAACAGCTGGTGAAGCAAAACCAGCAGCAGGCACTCTGTTGCATTTAAATGTTAGGCCCGCGACATAAAGCTCCACTATGTTTGACAAGAAAGCCGCCAATCAAGTACGGAtgagggatggatggatagatggatgaaGTCGTGCCGAGGCGGCCGGCTGAAGACTTCCCTCGCAGATTGCTCCATCAGCTGTGTAATGTGTTTGAAGGGCTTTCAGCGGGGAGCCCTCACTAAGCCTCGTTCAAACACCAGGCAGGAGGTGTTGAGCCTGCACCCTGTCTGGCAAACACTCGGTGAACACGCACGTCGGTGCCGCCCTCAACACTTTCACACTCCCTGCCAAGCCCATCTGCCTGCCAAAGATGGCTTCTCAAAACTAGAAACTGCAATGTGGAAAGCTTTGTTCCAGACAGAAAAATGGCTCTGACGCTTACCAGAGTAGCAATTTTACTATTCGTATTAGGGAATTTAGTATTTGCCTTGTGGCCTTCTTTATATACACCTTCACAATGATATGCTCTCACCTGATGTGGACACTGCCGGGATCATATTTCTGACAGCGCTCACAAAAGTAAGTCATCCTGCCGTTGTCGCCGAGACGACAGACGGTGATGGCACCGGAGCATCGGCTGCAATGGGGACGCTTGTAGACTTTGTAGTGTGTCCACAGCGCAGATCCAGACTTGCGACACTGGCAAAATGAGAGAATTGGTCAATCAATAGAAAAAGACGCCATTATGTTCAGCTATGGTGTTGACTAGATTGGCAAAAAAAGAGAACTGCTATTAGGATGATGGTGACAGAAAATGTTTGCTCCCCCTGAAAATGTTGTGAATATTTTGTATCAGGGTGAGAGAAGGTGTTCCGAAAAACATCTCACCTTGTAAAAGAGAAGAGTGAAATCTCGAGTCATTTTCACCAAGTGGTGAAGTTGCTCGTCTGACAGCTGCTCcacctgaagaagaaaaaatgtttttttttttatttactactGCATAAAACAGATGATACCTTACACCAAGTAAATTATTAACAGAAGTTGTGTATGAGTACAGCACATCAGTGGATGACAAAGTTATTCCATGGTACCTTTCAAGTACACCATGTACTGGGCTCCAATAAATATTTGACTGggatcccagtcaaaatggcttgGGTGTCTGTCATTCTCAATGCTAGCTAATAAGTTAGTactaaaaaactttttaaaaccaAATCTTCACATTCCGATTGCAATCTCTGATTTCTCATGACTAAAGAtggatatttgtttgtttttatcaatCAGAATAAAGTTATTCCCTTATTTTTGCCACACTGCATGACTTTCTGACTTCACCTCATTTCACTCCCCACTGCAACACATCACTCGATAAAACACCAGAAAGATCGGTGGAGTGGGttctcttccattttttttgtctttctaccACCACTATCTCCCGCTGCACACCATCCATCATCCATACCTTCACGCCCGGGTGTAGACCCGCGTCGAACAGGGCTTCGTTTTTAATGATGTTGCCCACTCCCGGCATGACGGCCTGGTCGAGGAGGACATCACAGAGCATTCTGCCGCCGTGGCGCCTCACCGCCTCGGCTGAACGTGAGGGGGTGAATGCCGGCGAGCACACATCTAGGGGCTGGAAAGCTCGCAAACGTTGCTCGCAGTCGTCACTCAACCTGTGAGAATACGGTTCAAGTTaagcatatacacatataagtttatatatgtatataatagaatatatatacatatacatatatatacatatatatatacatatatatacatatatacata from the Stigmatopora nigra isolate UIUO_SnigA chromosome 14, RoL_Snig_1.1, whole genome shotgun sequence genome contains:
- the aga gene encoding N(4)-(beta-N-acetylglucosaminyl)-L-asparaginase; its protein translation is MSTSMIYFTLMCFPTFAQTSLPLVINTWSFKNATAAAWATLQAGGSVLDAVEKGCDRCQEEQCDGSVGYGGSPDESGETTLDALIMDGNTMEMGAVADLKRVKNAIGVARAIMEHTEHSMLVGESATLFAENMGFVTEDLTTAKSLDMFTQWLKGSCQPNYRKNVFPNPTKSCRPYKPVANTRMEKRLHTNIHSHDTIGIIAFDRYGHVAAGTSTNGLTHKIPGRVGDSPIVGAGAYADSSVGAAAATGDGDVMMRFLPSFLAVEMMRAGTDPSAACEMAISRIKRHYADFFGAIICANATGHYGAACNKVPGLLQFHYMVSNCESDTPLLKSVECF
- the neil3 gene encoding endonuclease 8-like 3 isoform X1; the encoded protein is MVEGPGCTLNGEKIRSRVQKGQKVKELRGSSISAKGNDQERISVIQRLKDSPYTGVATLGKELFLYFGPKALRVHFGMNGSMRINSTEKKHGGKIPVLEIHLTKDTVCFFDSTVEIRLSDDCEQRLRAFQPLDVCSPAFTPSRSAEAVRRHGGRMLCDVLLDQAVMPGVGNIIKNEALFDAGLHPGVKVEQLSDEQLHHLVKMTRDFTLLFYKCRKSGSALWTHYKVYKRPHCSRCSGAITVCRLGDNGRMTYFCERCQKYDPGSVHISKLPVRNTLIGWVESRGAPNENVAKKEEEDWACHLCTLLNRPNAKSCDACLSPRAQVHKDETSVPFSSDLVRYACNNFSKPHEERKLNWRSVFGTSTLVLSDLSATPGPSRGGPPASSSQPHKKMRIDDGPANKLSTQTTAGAQSIPCKPPSCGSHGRPALLRVVHKEGDNKGRRFYTCSQPRETKCNFFEWADLHFPSCHHGKRCVMRTVLKLGPNNGRDFYTCGFQKGKQCDYFQWAESGNSFSFLSGC
- the neil3 gene encoding endonuclease 8-like 3 isoform X2, giving the protein MVEGPGCTLNGEKIRSRVQKGQKVKELRGSSISAKGNDQERISVIQRLKDSPYTGVATLGKELFLYFGPKALRVHFGMNGSMRINSTEKKHGGKIPVLEIHLTKDTVCFFDSTVEIRLSDDCEQRLRAFQPLDVCSPAFTPSRSAEAVRRHGGRMLCDVLLDQAVMPGVGNIIKNEALFDAGLHPGVKVEQLSDEQLHHLVKMTRDFTLLFYKCRKSGSALWTHYKVYKRPHCSRCSGAITVCRLGDNGRMTYFCERCQKYDPGSVHISKLPVRNTLIGWVESRGAPNENVAKKEEEDWACHLCTLLNRPNAKSCDACLSPRAQVHKDETSVPFSSDLVRYACNNFSKPHEERKLNWRSVFGTSTLVLSDLSATPGPSRGGPPASSSQPHKKMRIDDGPANKLSTQTTAGAQSIPCKPPSCGSHGRPALLRVVHKEGDNKGRRFYTCSQPRETKCNFFEWADLHFPSCHHGKRCVMRTVLKLGPNNGRDFYTCGFQKD